A single genomic interval of Tursiops truncatus isolate mTurTru1 chromosome 1, mTurTru1.mat.Y, whole genome shotgun sequence harbors:
- the KLHL21 gene encoding kelch-like protein 21: MERPAPLAVLPFSDPAHALSLLRGLSQLRAERKFLDVTLEAAGGRDFPAHRAVLAAASPYFRAMFAGQLRESRAERVRLHGVPPDMLQLLLDFSYTGRVAVSGDNAEPLLRAADLLQFPAVKEACGAFLQQQLDLTNCLDMQDFAEAFSCAGLASAAQRFILRHVGELGAEQLERLPLARLLRYLRDDGLCVPKEEAAYQLALRWVRADPPRRAAHWPQLLEAVRLPFVRRFYLLAHVEAEPLVARCPPCLRLLREARDFQAARYDRHDRGPCPRMRPRPSTGLAEILVLVGGCDQDCDELVTVDCYNPQTGQWRYLAEFPDHLGGGYSIVALGNDIYVTGGSDGSRLYDCVWRYNSSVNEWTEVAPMLKAREYHSSSVLDGLLYVVAADSTERYDHTTDSWEALQPMTYPMDNCSTTACRGRLYAIGSLAGKETMVMQCYNPDMDLWSLVDCGQLPPWSFAPKTVTLNGLMYFIRDDSAEVDVYNPTKNEWDKIPSMNQVHVGGSLAVLGGKLYVSGGYDNTFELSDVVEAYDPETRAWSVVGRLPEPTFWHGSVSIFRQFMPQTPLGGRGFELDSGSSDMGVGRPRPPQNPAELH, from the exons ATGGAGCGGCCGGCGCCCCTAGCCGTGCTACCCTTCTCGGACCCTGCGCACGCGCTAAGCCTGCTGCGCGGCCTGAGCCAGCTCCGCGCCGAGCGCAAGTTCCTGGACGTGACCCTGGAGGCAGCGGGAGGGCGCGACTTCCCGGCGCACCGCGCCGTGCTGGCGGCCGCCAGCCCCTACTTCCGCGCCATGTTCGCCGGGCAGCTGCGCGAGAGCCGCGCCGAGCGGGTGCGCCTGCATGGCGTGCCGCCCGAcatgctgcagctgctgctcgACTTCAGCTACACGGGCCGCGTGGCGGTGAGCGGCGACAACGCCGAGCCGCTGCTGCGCGCCGCCGACCTGCTGCAGTTCCCGGCCGTGAAGGAGGCGTGCGGCGCCTTCCTACAGCAGCAGCTCGACCTGACCAACTGCCTGGACATGCAGGACTTCGCCGAGGCCTTCAGCTGCGCGGGGCTGGCGAGCGCGGCGCAGCGCTTCATCCTGCGCCACGTGGGCGAGCTGGGCGCCGAGCAGCTGGAGCGGCTGCCCCTGGCGCGGCTGCTGCGCTACCTGCGCGACGACGGGCTGTGCGTGCCCAAGGAGGAGGCCGCCTACCAGCTGGCGCTGCGCTGGGTGCGCGCCGACCCGCCGCGGCGCGCCGCGCACTGGCCGCAGCTGCTCGAGGCCGTGCGCCTGCCTTTCGTGCGCCGCTTCTACCTGCTGGCGCACGTCGAGGCCGAGCCGCTGGTGGCCCGCTGCCCGCCCTGCCTGCGCCTACTGCGCGAGGCGCGCGACTTCCAGGCAGCGCGTTACGACCGCCACGACCGCGGGCCCTGTCCCCGGATGCGCCCGCGCCCCTCAACCGGCCTCGCGGAGATCCTCGTGCTGGTGGGCGGTTGCGACCAGGACTGCGACGAGCTGGTCACCGTCGACTGCTACAATCCACAGACGGGCCAGTGGCGCTACTTGGCCGAGTTCCCCGACCACCTGGGCGGGGGCTACAGCATCGTGGCGCTGGGCAACGACATCTACGTGACGG GCGGGTCCGATGGCTCCCGGCTCTACGACTGCGTGTGGAGGTACAACTCAAGCGTGAACGAGTGGACGGAGGTGGCGCCCATGCTGAAGGCCCGGGAGTACCACAGCTCCTCCGTGCTGGATGGGCTGCTGTACGTGGTGGCCGCAGACAGCACGGAGCGCTACGACCACACCACTGACTCCTGGGAGGCCTTGCAGCCCATGACCTACCCCATGGACAATTGTTCCACCACGGCCTGCCGAGGCCGGCTCTACGCCATCGGCTCCCTGGCCGGCAAAGAGACCATGGTGATGCAGTGCTACAACCCAGACATGGACCTATGGTCGCTGGTGGACTGCGGCCAGCTCCCACCCTGGTCCTTTGCCCCCAAGACAGTGACTCTGAATGGACTCATGTACTTCATCAG ggACGACTCTGCTGAGGTGGACGTATATAACCCCACCAAGAACGAATGGGATAAGATCCCATCGATGAATCAG GTGCATGTAGGGGGCAGCCTGGCCGTCCTTGGAGGGAAGCTCTACGTCTCTGGGGGCTACGACAATACCTTTGAACTCTCCGACGTGGTGGAGGCCTACGACCCAGAGACCCGGGCGTGGAGCGTGGTGGGACGGCTCCCAGAGCCCACTTTCTGGCACGGCAGCGTCAGCATTTTCCGACAGTTCATGCCCCAGACGCCCTTGGGGGGCCGTGGCTTTGAGCTGGACAGTGGCAGCAGTGACATGGGTGTGGGCCGGCCCCGGCCGCCACAGAACCCCGCCGAGCTGCACTag
- the ZBTB48 gene encoding zinc finger and BTB domain-containing protein 48 isoform X4, translating to MDGSFVQHSVRVLQELNKQRERGQYCDATLDVGGLVFKAHWSVLACCSRFFQSLYGDGSGGSVVLPAGFAEIFGLLLDFFYTGHLALTSGNRDQVLLAARELRVPEAVELCQSFKPKASVGQAPSGQSGLGKPAPRDVNSHLKEPASLEEEEVSRTLGQTPRDQELSGSPSLQRPQLGLPPQSENPSFLRGKLKQALKLSPPENKEPEDGRVPPRPFEAEGVQLQGGSNEWEVVVQVEDDGDGDYVSETETVPTRRKSNVIRKPCAAEPALSAGSRAAEPAENRKGTAVPVECPTCRKKFLSKYYLKVHNRKHTGEKPFECPKCGKCYFRKENLLEHEARNCMNRSEQVFTCSVCQETFRRRMELRVHMVSHTGEMPYKCASCSQQFMQKKDLQSHMIKLHGAPKPHACPTCAKCFLSRTELQLHEAFKHRGEKLFVCEECGHRASSRNGLQMHIKAKHRNERPYVCEFCSHAFTQKANLNMHLRTHTGEKPFQCHLCGKTFRTQASLDKHNRTHTGERPFSCEFCEQRFTEKGPLLRHVASRHQEGRPHFCQICGKTFKAVEQLRVHVRRHKGVRKFECTECGYKFTRQAHLRRHMEIHDRVENYNPRQRKLRNLVIEDEKMVVVALQPPTELEVGSAEVIVESLAQGGLASQLPGQRLCAEETFSGPGVMEPSLIITAAIPEDCDT from the exons ATGGACGGCTCCTTCGTCCAGCACAGTGTAAGGGTTCTGCAGGAGCTCAACAAGCAGCGGGAGCGGGGCCAGTACTGCGACGCCACCCTGGACGTGGGGGGTCTGGTGTTCAAGGCGCACTGGAGTGTCCTCGCCTGCTGCAGCCGCTTCTTCCAGAGCCTCTACGGGGATGGCTCAGGGGGCAGTGTCGTCCTCCCTGCCGGCTTCGCGGAGATCTTTGGCCTCCTGCTGGACTTTTTCTACACTGGCCACCTCGCCCTCACCTCGGGGAACCGGGATCAGGTGCTCCTGGCAGCCAGGGAGTTGCGGGTGCCAGAGGCTGTAGAGCTGTGCCAGAGCTTCAAGCCCAAAGCCTCAGTGGGACAGGCACCAAGTGGCCAGAGCGGGCTGGGGAAGCCCGCCCCTCGGGATGTGAACAGCCACCTCAAGGAGCCAGCAAGCTTGGAGGAAGAGGAAGTTTCGAGGACGCTGGGTCAAACCCCCAGGGATCAGGAGCTCAGCGGTAGTCCCAGCCTCCAGAGGCCCCAGCTTGGTCTCCCTCCTCAGAGTGAGAACCCCTCCTTCCTCCGTGGGAAACTCAAGCAGGCTCTGAAGCTTAGTCCCCCTGAGAACAAGGAGCCTGAGGATGGCAGAGTGCCCCCAAGGCCCTTTGAGGCTGAAGGTGTCCAGCTGCAGGGCGGGAGTAACGAG TGGGAAGTGGTGGTTCAAGTTGAGGATGATGGGGATGGCGATTATGTTTCTGAGACTGAGACTGTGCCGACCAGGAGGAAATCAAACGTAATCAGAAAGCCCTGTGCTGCCGAGCCAGCCCTGAGTGCAGGTTCCCGGGCAGCCGAGCCTGCTGAGAACAGAAAAGGGACAGCGGTGCCGGTTGAATGCCCCACATGTCGTAAAAAGTTCCTCAGCAAATATTACCTAAAAGTTCACAACAG GAAacacactggggagaaaccctTCGAGTGTCCCAAATGTGGGAAATGTTACTTTCGGAAGGAGAACCTCCTGGAGCACGAAGCCCGGAACTGCATGAACCGCTCGGAACAG GTCTTCACGTGTTCCGTGTGCCAGGAGACATTCCGCCGGAGGATGGAGCTGCGGGTGCACATGGTGTCCCACACGGGGGAGATGCCCTACAAG TGCGCCTCCTGCTCGCAGCAGTTCATGCAGAAGAAGGACCTGCAGAGCCACATGATCAAGCTGCATGGAGCGCCCAAGCCCCACGCG TGTCCCACCTGTGCCAAGTGCTTCTTGTCCCGGACGGAACTGCAGCTGCACGAGGCTTTCAAGCACCGTGGGGAGAAGCTCTTTGTGTGTGAGGAGTGCGGCCACCGGGCGTCGAGCCGAAACGGCCTGCAGATGCACATCAAGGCCAAGCACAG GAACGAGAGGCCGTACGTCTGTGAGTTCTGCAGCCACGCTTTCACCCAGAAGGCCAATCTCAACATGCACCTGCGCACGCACACAGGCGAGAAGCCCTTCCAGTGCCACCTCTGCGGCAAGACCTTCCGCACCCAAG CCAGCCTCGACAAGCACAACCGCACCCACACCGGCGAGAGGCCCTTCAGCTGTGAGTTCTGCGAGCAGCGCTTCACGGAGAAGGGGCCCCTGCTGAGGCACGTGGCCAGCCGCCACCAGGAGGGCCGGCCCCACTTCTGCCAGATCTGTGGCAAGACCTTCAAAG CCGTGGAGCAGCTGCGCGTGCACGTGAGGAGGCACAAGGGGGTCAGGAAGTTCGAGTGCACCGAATGCGGCTACAAGTTCACCCGGCAG GCCCACCTGCGGAGGCACATGGAGATCCACGACCGGGTGGAGAACTACAACCCACGGCAGCGCAAGCTCCGGAACCTGGTCATCGAGGACGagaagatggtggtggtggcgCTCCAGCCGCCCACCGAGCTGGAGGTGGGCTCGGCTGAGGTCATCGTGGAGTCGCTGGCCCAGGGTGGCCTGGCCTCCCAGCTCCCTGGCCAGAGACTGTGTGCGGAGGAGACCTTCTCGGGCCCGGGCGTCATGGAGCCCTCGCTCATCATCACGGCCGCCATCCCCGAGGACTGTGACACGTAA
- the ZBTB48 gene encoding zinc finger and BTB domain-containing protein 48 isoform X3 produces MDGSFVQHSVRVLQELNKQRERGQYCDATLDVGGLVFKAHWSVLACCSRFFQSLYGDGSGGSVVLPAGFAEIFGLLLDFFYTGHLALTSGNRDQVLLAARELRVPEAVELCQSFKPKASVGQAPSGQSGLGKPAPRDVNSHLKEPASLEEEEVSRTLGQTPRDQELSGSPSLQRPQLGLPPQSENPSFLRGKLKQALKLSPPENKEPEDGRVPPRPFEAEGVQLQGGSNEWEVVVQVEDDGDGDYVSETETVPTRRKSNVIRKPCAAEPALSAGSRAAEPAENRKGTAVPVECPTCRKKFLSKYYLKVHNSRKHTGEKPFECPKCGKCYFRKENLLEHEARNCMNRSEQVFTCSVCQETFRRRMELRVHMVSHTGEMPYKCASCSQQFMQKKDLQSHMIKLHGAPKPHACPTCAKCFLSRTELQLHEAFKHRGEKLFVCEECGHRASSRNGLQMHIKAKHRNERPYVCEFCSHAFTQKANLNMHLRTHTGEKPFQCHLCGKTFRTQASLDKHNRTHTGERPFSCEFCEQRFTEKGPLLRHVASRHQEGRPHFCQICGKTFKAVEQLRVHVRRHKGVRKFECTECGYKFTRQAHLRRHMEIHDRVENYNPRQRKLRNLVIEDEKMVVVALQPPTELEVGSAEVIVESLAQGGLASQLPGQRLCAEETFSGPGVMEPSLIITAAIPEDCDT; encoded by the exons ATGGACGGCTCCTTCGTCCAGCACAGTGTAAGGGTTCTGCAGGAGCTCAACAAGCAGCGGGAGCGGGGCCAGTACTGCGACGCCACCCTGGACGTGGGGGGTCTGGTGTTCAAGGCGCACTGGAGTGTCCTCGCCTGCTGCAGCCGCTTCTTCCAGAGCCTCTACGGGGATGGCTCAGGGGGCAGTGTCGTCCTCCCTGCCGGCTTCGCGGAGATCTTTGGCCTCCTGCTGGACTTTTTCTACACTGGCCACCTCGCCCTCACCTCGGGGAACCGGGATCAGGTGCTCCTGGCAGCCAGGGAGTTGCGGGTGCCAGAGGCTGTAGAGCTGTGCCAGAGCTTCAAGCCCAAAGCCTCAGTGGGACAGGCACCAAGTGGCCAGAGCGGGCTGGGGAAGCCCGCCCCTCGGGATGTGAACAGCCACCTCAAGGAGCCAGCAAGCTTGGAGGAAGAGGAAGTTTCGAGGACGCTGGGTCAAACCCCCAGGGATCAGGAGCTCAGCGGTAGTCCCAGCCTCCAGAGGCCCCAGCTTGGTCTCCCTCCTCAGAGTGAGAACCCCTCCTTCCTCCGTGGGAAACTCAAGCAGGCTCTGAAGCTTAGTCCCCCTGAGAACAAGGAGCCTGAGGATGGCAGAGTGCCCCCAAGGCCCTTTGAGGCTGAAGGTGTCCAGCTGCAGGGCGGGAGTAACGAG TGGGAAGTGGTGGTTCAAGTTGAGGATGATGGGGATGGCGATTATGTTTCTGAGACTGAGACTGTGCCGACCAGGAGGAAATCAAACGTAATCAGAAAGCCCTGTGCTGCCGAGCCAGCCCTGAGTGCAGGTTCCCGGGCAGCCGAGCCTGCTGAGAACAGAAAAGGGACAGCGGTGCCGGTTGAATGCCCCACATGTCGTAAAAAGTTCCTCAGCAAATATTACCTAAAAGTTCACAACAG CAGGAAacacactggggagaaaccctTCGAGTGTCCCAAATGTGGGAAATGTTACTTTCGGAAGGAGAACCTCCTGGAGCACGAAGCCCGGAACTGCATGAACCGCTCGGAACAG GTCTTCACGTGTTCCGTGTGCCAGGAGACATTCCGCCGGAGGATGGAGCTGCGGGTGCACATGGTGTCCCACACGGGGGAGATGCCCTACAAG TGCGCCTCCTGCTCGCAGCAGTTCATGCAGAAGAAGGACCTGCAGAGCCACATGATCAAGCTGCATGGAGCGCCCAAGCCCCACGCG TGTCCCACCTGTGCCAAGTGCTTCTTGTCCCGGACGGAACTGCAGCTGCACGAGGCTTTCAAGCACCGTGGGGAGAAGCTCTTTGTGTGTGAGGAGTGCGGCCACCGGGCGTCGAGCCGAAACGGCCTGCAGATGCACATCAAGGCCAAGCACAG GAACGAGAGGCCGTACGTCTGTGAGTTCTGCAGCCACGCTTTCACCCAGAAGGCCAATCTCAACATGCACCTGCGCACGCACACAGGCGAGAAGCCCTTCCAGTGCCACCTCTGCGGCAAGACCTTCCGCACCCAAG CCAGCCTCGACAAGCACAACCGCACCCACACCGGCGAGAGGCCCTTCAGCTGTGAGTTCTGCGAGCAGCGCTTCACGGAGAAGGGGCCCCTGCTGAGGCACGTGGCCAGCCGCCACCAGGAGGGCCGGCCCCACTTCTGCCAGATCTGTGGCAAGACCTTCAAAG CCGTGGAGCAGCTGCGCGTGCACGTGAGGAGGCACAAGGGGGTCAGGAAGTTCGAGTGCACCGAATGCGGCTACAAGTTCACCCGGCAG GCCCACCTGCGGAGGCACATGGAGATCCACGACCGGGTGGAGAACTACAACCCACGGCAGCGCAAGCTCCGGAACCTGGTCATCGAGGACGagaagatggtggtggtggcgCTCCAGCCGCCCACCGAGCTGGAGGTGGGCTCGGCTGAGGTCATCGTGGAGTCGCTGGCCCAGGGTGGCCTGGCCTCCCAGCTCCCTGGCCAGAGACTGTGTGCGGAGGAGACCTTCTCGGGCCCGGGCGTCATGGAGCCCTCGCTCATCATCACGGCCGCCATCCCCGAGGACTGTGACACGTAA
- the ZBTB48 gene encoding zinc finger and BTB domain-containing protein 48 isoform X2 translates to MDGSFVQHSVRVLQELNKQRERGQYCDATLDVGGLVFKAHWSVLACCSRFFQSLYGDGSGGSVVLPAGFAEIFGLLLDFFYTGHLALTSGNRDQVLLAARELRVPEAVELCQSFKPKASVGQAPSGQSGLGKPAPRDVNSHLKEPASLEEEEVSRTLGQTPRDQELSGSPSLQRPQLGLPPQSENPSFLRGKLKQALKLSPPENKEPEDGRVPPRPFEAEGVQLQGGSNEWEVVVQVEDDGDGDYVSETETVPTRRKSNVIRKPCAAEPALSAGSRAAEPAENRKGTAVPVECPTCRKKFLSKYYLKVHNRKHTGEKPFECPKCGKCYFRKENLLEHEARNCMNRSEQVFTCSVCQETFRRRMELRVHMVSHTGEMPYKCASCSQQFMQKKDLQSHMIKLHGAPKPHACPTCAKCFLSRTELQLHEAFKHRGEKLFVCEECGHRASSRNGLQMHIKAKHRNERPYVCEFCSHAFTQKANLNMHLRTHTGEKPFQCHLCGKTFRTQASLDKHNRTHTGERPFSCEFCEQRFTEKGPLLRHVASRHQEGRPHFCQICGKTFKGALALPRVSPGLGREGHRGCHRLLHCGSFWPAGRGGGSPGPWAVVTSGWRRRAWQGPEPPPQAVSPLRAGALLPPRHWALPSCSRGAAARAREEAQGGQEVRVHRMRLQVHPAGPPAEAHGDPRPGGELQPTAAQAPEPGHRGREDGGGGAPAAHRAGGGLG, encoded by the exons ATGGACGGCTCCTTCGTCCAGCACAGTGTAAGGGTTCTGCAGGAGCTCAACAAGCAGCGGGAGCGGGGCCAGTACTGCGACGCCACCCTGGACGTGGGGGGTCTGGTGTTCAAGGCGCACTGGAGTGTCCTCGCCTGCTGCAGCCGCTTCTTCCAGAGCCTCTACGGGGATGGCTCAGGGGGCAGTGTCGTCCTCCCTGCCGGCTTCGCGGAGATCTTTGGCCTCCTGCTGGACTTTTTCTACACTGGCCACCTCGCCCTCACCTCGGGGAACCGGGATCAGGTGCTCCTGGCAGCCAGGGAGTTGCGGGTGCCAGAGGCTGTAGAGCTGTGCCAGAGCTTCAAGCCCAAAGCCTCAGTGGGACAGGCACCAAGTGGCCAGAGCGGGCTGGGGAAGCCCGCCCCTCGGGATGTGAACAGCCACCTCAAGGAGCCAGCAAGCTTGGAGGAAGAGGAAGTTTCGAGGACGCTGGGTCAAACCCCCAGGGATCAGGAGCTCAGCGGTAGTCCCAGCCTCCAGAGGCCCCAGCTTGGTCTCCCTCCTCAGAGTGAGAACCCCTCCTTCCTCCGTGGGAAACTCAAGCAGGCTCTGAAGCTTAGTCCCCCTGAGAACAAGGAGCCTGAGGATGGCAGAGTGCCCCCAAGGCCCTTTGAGGCTGAAGGTGTCCAGCTGCAGGGCGGGAGTAACGAG TGGGAAGTGGTGGTTCAAGTTGAGGATGATGGGGATGGCGATTATGTTTCTGAGACTGAGACTGTGCCGACCAGGAGGAAATCAAACGTAATCAGAAAGCCCTGTGCTGCCGAGCCAGCCCTGAGTGCAGGTTCCCGGGCAGCCGAGCCTGCTGAGAACAGAAAAGGGACAGCGGTGCCGGTTGAATGCCCCACATGTCGTAAAAAGTTCCTCAGCAAATATTACCTAAAAGTTCACAACAG GAAacacactggggagaaaccctTCGAGTGTCCCAAATGTGGGAAATGTTACTTTCGGAAGGAGAACCTCCTGGAGCACGAAGCCCGGAACTGCATGAACCGCTCGGAACAG GTCTTCACGTGTTCCGTGTGCCAGGAGACATTCCGCCGGAGGATGGAGCTGCGGGTGCACATGGTGTCCCACACGGGGGAGATGCCCTACAAG TGCGCCTCCTGCTCGCAGCAGTTCATGCAGAAGAAGGACCTGCAGAGCCACATGATCAAGCTGCATGGAGCGCCCAAGCCCCACGCG TGTCCCACCTGTGCCAAGTGCTTCTTGTCCCGGACGGAACTGCAGCTGCACGAGGCTTTCAAGCACCGTGGGGAGAAGCTCTTTGTGTGTGAGGAGTGCGGCCACCGGGCGTCGAGCCGAAACGGCCTGCAGATGCACATCAAGGCCAAGCACAG GAACGAGAGGCCGTACGTCTGTGAGTTCTGCAGCCACGCTTTCACCCAGAAGGCCAATCTCAACATGCACCTGCGCACGCACACAGGCGAGAAGCCCTTCCAGTGCCACCTCTGCGGCAAGACCTTCCGCACCCAAG CCAGCCTCGACAAGCACAACCGCACCCACACCGGCGAGAGGCCCTTCAGCTGTGAGTTCTGCGAGCAGCGCTTCACGGAGAAGGGGCCCCTGCTGAGGCACGTGGCCAGCCGCCACCAGGAGGGCCGGCCCCACTTCTGCCAGATCTGTGGCAAGACCTTCAAAGGTGCCTTGGCCCTGCCCCGGGTGAGCCCCGGGTTGGGGAGAGAGGGCCACAGGGGCTGTCACAGGCTCCTCCACTGTGGAAGCTTCTGGCCCGCAGGCAGGGGCGGAGGCTCCCCAGGGCCTTGGGCAGTAGTGACCTCAGGGTGGCGCCGGAGAGCCTGGCAGGGCCCAGAACCACCGCCGCAGGCTGTGTCTCCTCTCCGGGCTGGAGCCCTGCTCCCGCCCCGACACTGGGCCCTTCCCTCCTGCAGCCGTGGAGCAGCTGCGCGTGCACGTGAGGAGGCACAAGGGGGTCAGGAAGTTCGAGTGCACCGAATGCGGCTACAAGTTCACCCGGCAG GCCCACCTGCGGAGGCACATGGAGATCCACGACCGGGTGGAGAACTACAACCCACGGCAGCGCAAGCTCCGGAACCTGGTCATCGAGGACGagaagatggtggtggtggcgCTCCAGCCGCCCACCGAGCTGGAGGTGGGCTCGGCTGA
- the ZBTB48 gene encoding zinc finger and BTB domain-containing protein 48 isoform X1, which translates to MDGSFVQHSVRVLQELNKQRERGQYCDATLDVGGLVFKAHWSVLACCSRFFQSLYGDGSGGSVVLPAGFAEIFGLLLDFFYTGHLALTSGNRDQVLLAARELRVPEAVELCQSFKPKASVGQAPSGQSGLGKPAPRDVNSHLKEPASLEEEEVSRTLGQTPRDQELSGSPSLQRPQLGLPPQSENPSFLRGKLKQALKLSPPENKEPEDGRVPPRPFEAEGVQLQGGSNEWEVVVQVEDDGDGDYVSETETVPTRRKSNVIRKPCAAEPALSAGSRAAEPAENRKGTAVPVECPTCRKKFLSKYYLKVHNSRKHTGEKPFECPKCGKCYFRKENLLEHEARNCMNRSEQVFTCSVCQETFRRRMELRVHMVSHTGEMPYKCASCSQQFMQKKDLQSHMIKLHGAPKPHACPTCAKCFLSRTELQLHEAFKHRGEKLFVCEECGHRASSRNGLQMHIKAKHRNERPYVCEFCSHAFTQKANLNMHLRTHTGEKPFQCHLCGKTFRTQASLDKHNRTHTGERPFSCEFCEQRFTEKGPLLRHVASRHQEGRPHFCQICGKTFKGALALPRVSPGLGREGHRGCHRLLHCGSFWPAGRGGGSPGPWAVVTSGWRRRAWQGPEPPPQAVSPLRAGALLPPRHWALPSCSRGAAARAREEAQGGQEVRVHRMRLQVHPAGPPAEAHGDPRPGGELQPTAAQAPEPGHRGREDGGGGAPAAHRAGGGLG; encoded by the exons ATGGACGGCTCCTTCGTCCAGCACAGTGTAAGGGTTCTGCAGGAGCTCAACAAGCAGCGGGAGCGGGGCCAGTACTGCGACGCCACCCTGGACGTGGGGGGTCTGGTGTTCAAGGCGCACTGGAGTGTCCTCGCCTGCTGCAGCCGCTTCTTCCAGAGCCTCTACGGGGATGGCTCAGGGGGCAGTGTCGTCCTCCCTGCCGGCTTCGCGGAGATCTTTGGCCTCCTGCTGGACTTTTTCTACACTGGCCACCTCGCCCTCACCTCGGGGAACCGGGATCAGGTGCTCCTGGCAGCCAGGGAGTTGCGGGTGCCAGAGGCTGTAGAGCTGTGCCAGAGCTTCAAGCCCAAAGCCTCAGTGGGACAGGCACCAAGTGGCCAGAGCGGGCTGGGGAAGCCCGCCCCTCGGGATGTGAACAGCCACCTCAAGGAGCCAGCAAGCTTGGAGGAAGAGGAAGTTTCGAGGACGCTGGGTCAAACCCCCAGGGATCAGGAGCTCAGCGGTAGTCCCAGCCTCCAGAGGCCCCAGCTTGGTCTCCCTCCTCAGAGTGAGAACCCCTCCTTCCTCCGTGGGAAACTCAAGCAGGCTCTGAAGCTTAGTCCCCCTGAGAACAAGGAGCCTGAGGATGGCAGAGTGCCCCCAAGGCCCTTTGAGGCTGAAGGTGTCCAGCTGCAGGGCGGGAGTAACGAG TGGGAAGTGGTGGTTCAAGTTGAGGATGATGGGGATGGCGATTATGTTTCTGAGACTGAGACTGTGCCGACCAGGAGGAAATCAAACGTAATCAGAAAGCCCTGTGCTGCCGAGCCAGCCCTGAGTGCAGGTTCCCGGGCAGCCGAGCCTGCTGAGAACAGAAAAGGGACAGCGGTGCCGGTTGAATGCCCCACATGTCGTAAAAAGTTCCTCAGCAAATATTACCTAAAAGTTCACAACAG CAGGAAacacactggggagaaaccctTCGAGTGTCCCAAATGTGGGAAATGTTACTTTCGGAAGGAGAACCTCCTGGAGCACGAAGCCCGGAACTGCATGAACCGCTCGGAACAG GTCTTCACGTGTTCCGTGTGCCAGGAGACATTCCGCCGGAGGATGGAGCTGCGGGTGCACATGGTGTCCCACACGGGGGAGATGCCCTACAAG TGCGCCTCCTGCTCGCAGCAGTTCATGCAGAAGAAGGACCTGCAGAGCCACATGATCAAGCTGCATGGAGCGCCCAAGCCCCACGCG TGTCCCACCTGTGCCAAGTGCTTCTTGTCCCGGACGGAACTGCAGCTGCACGAGGCTTTCAAGCACCGTGGGGAGAAGCTCTTTGTGTGTGAGGAGTGCGGCCACCGGGCGTCGAGCCGAAACGGCCTGCAGATGCACATCAAGGCCAAGCACAG GAACGAGAGGCCGTACGTCTGTGAGTTCTGCAGCCACGCTTTCACCCAGAAGGCCAATCTCAACATGCACCTGCGCACGCACACAGGCGAGAAGCCCTTCCAGTGCCACCTCTGCGGCAAGACCTTCCGCACCCAAG CCAGCCTCGACAAGCACAACCGCACCCACACCGGCGAGAGGCCCTTCAGCTGTGAGTTCTGCGAGCAGCGCTTCACGGAGAAGGGGCCCCTGCTGAGGCACGTGGCCAGCCGCCACCAGGAGGGCCGGCCCCACTTCTGCCAGATCTGTGGCAAGACCTTCAAAGGTGCCTTGGCCCTGCCCCGGGTGAGCCCCGGGTTGGGGAGAGAGGGCCACAGGGGCTGTCACAGGCTCCTCCACTGTGGAAGCTTCTGGCCCGCAGGCAGGGGCGGAGGCTCCCCAGGGCCTTGGGCAGTAGTGACCTCAGGGTGGCGCCGGAGAGCCTGGCAGGGCCCAGAACCACCGCCGCAGGCTGTGTCTCCTCTCCGGGCTGGAGCCCTGCTCCCGCCCCGACACTGGGCCCTTCCCTCCTGCAGCCGTGGAGCAGCTGCGCGTGCACGTGAGGAGGCACAAGGGGGTCAGGAAGTTCGAGTGCACCGAATGCGGCTACAAGTTCACCCGGCAG GCCCACCTGCGGAGGCACATGGAGATCCACGACCGGGTGGAGAACTACAACCCACGGCAGCGCAAGCTCCGGAACCTGGTCATCGAGGACGagaagatggtggtggtggcgCTCCAGCCGCCCACCGAGCTGGAGGTGGGCTCGGCTGA